One Ardenticatenales bacterium genomic region harbors:
- a CDS encoding S8 family serine peptidase: MSKSKILLTLSLLIIGGLLFIAGGSRASEASEPAAIDPGLRQSIVNAGTGEYLLYLRTQADLSAADGITDWGARGQFVYDTLLETARTSQADLLRILKDQQVAGNVVNFQSYFIANAILVNSNVATFDLLAKHPDVARVETVPTFYIEEPRLSAATNGAEAIEWGVQKINAPQIWADLGTTGEGAVVANIDTGVDYDHPAVINQYRGNLGGGSFDHDFNWYDPSKICGNPSVAPCDNNNHGTHTMGTMVGDDGGSNQIGVAPGAKWIASKGCESGSCSTNALLKSFEWIIAPCPLNVEPGDPSCDPNMRPNVVNNSWGSSGGNTTYLTSVQNLRAAEVFPAFSAGNSGPGAGTVGSPGDYAESFGIGATDINDVIATFSSRGPSTLTNEIKPDVSAPGVNVRSSINGGGYANFDGTSMASPHVSGCVALLMSIDPNLSIDMAENLLRDSAVDLGTGGPDYNYGYGRIDCYAAASQLSPGFSLSANPTSAAVCAPGNRSFNIAVGQIAGYTGNVTLSASGQPGTANFSVNPVAVPGSSALTLSSGNVAGNYTVTIDGVGTGGADPKSTSVDLSVYTANPGAVTLVSPANGQMDVPLVPTFSWNAGAQGYAYLIAVKNLTSGALMYAVTYDTSYAFATPLDPLAVYAWSVRPYNPCGAGAFAQFRFFRTQAIPPILVVDDDDNAPDVQATYTGVLDALGLGYDVWDTGNSDNEPDAATLQQYDVVIWFTGDEFGGAAGPGSAGESALATYLDANGCLFLSSQDYVYDRGVTAFMQSHLGLASAVSDVSQTTVTGANLYAGLGPYTLAYPFTNYSDRLTPAAGAATVFSGNQGSAAIVSGTHKAVFLGFPYEAIPAAGRGPVMTTTLSWCNQ; encoded by the coding sequence ATGAGCAAGTCCAAAATTCTGTTGACTTTAAGTCTGTTGATCATTGGTGGTCTGCTGTTTATCGCGGGTGGTTCTCGTGCTTCCGAAGCCAGCGAGCCGGCGGCTATCGACCCCGGACTGCGCCAGAGCATCGTCAATGCCGGCACGGGCGAATACCTCCTCTACCTGCGTACCCAGGCCGACCTCAGCGCCGCCGACGGCATAACCGACTGGGGTGCACGCGGTCAGTTTGTCTATGACACGCTGCTGGAAACCGCCCGCACCAGCCAGGCCGACCTGTTGCGCATTTTGAAGGACCAGCAAGTTGCCGGCAACGTCGTCAACTTCCAATCCTACTTCATCGCCAACGCCATCCTGGTCAACTCCAACGTCGCCACCTTTGACCTCCTCGCCAAACACCCCGACGTGGCCCGCGTGGAAACCGTCCCCACCTTCTACATCGAAGAACCCCGCCTCAGCGCCGCCACCAACGGCGCCGAAGCCATCGAATGGGGCGTGCAAAAAATCAACGCGCCACAAATCTGGGCCGACCTGGGGACCACCGGTGAAGGCGCCGTCGTCGCCAACATCGACACCGGCGTCGACTACGACCACCCGGCCGTTATAAACCAATATCGCGGCAACCTGGGCGGCGGCAGCTTCGACCACGACTTCAACTGGTACGACCCCTCCAAGATCTGCGGCAACCCCAGTGTCGCTCCCTGCGACAACAACAACCACGGCACGCACACCATGGGCACCATGGTCGGCGACGATGGCGGCAGCAACCAGATCGGCGTGGCCCCCGGCGCCAAATGGATCGCCTCCAAAGGCTGCGAATCCGGCTCCTGCTCCACCAACGCCCTCCTGAAATCATTCGAGTGGATTATTGCCCCTTGCCCGCTGAACGTGGAACCTGGCGACCCCTCCTGCGACCCGAATATGCGCCCCAACGTTGTCAACAACTCCTGGGGCAGCTCCGGTGGCAACACCACCTACCTCACCTCCGTGCAGAACCTGCGCGCCGCCGAGGTCTTCCCCGCCTTCTCCGCCGGTAACTCCGGCCCCGGCGCGGGCACGGTCGGCTCCCCCGGCGACTACGCGGAAAGCTTTGGCATTGGCGCGACAGACATCAATGACGTCATCGCCACCTTCAGCAGCCGCGGTCCTTCCACGCTCACCAACGAAATCAAGCCCGACGTCAGCGCCCCCGGCGTGAACGTGCGCTCCTCCATCAACGGCGGCGGCTACGCCAACTTCGATGGCACCTCCATGGCCAGCCCGCACGTCTCCGGCTGTGTCGCCCTCCTCATGTCCATTGACCCCAACCTGTCTATCGACATGGCCGAGAATCTGTTGCGCGACAGTGCCGTAGACCTGGGCACGGGCGGCCCCGACTACAACTATGGTTACGGGCGTATTGACTGCTACGCGGCGGCTTCCCAGTTGTCGCCTGGCTTCAGCCTCTCCGCCAACCCCACCTCCGCGGCTGTTTGCGCTCCCGGCAACCGCAGCTTCAACATCGCCGTGGGCCAGATCGCCGGCTACACGGGCAACGTCACCCTTTCCGCCTCCGGTCAACCCGGCACGGCTAACTTCAGCGTCAACCCGGTCGCCGTTCCCGGCAGTTCCGCCCTCACCCTGAGCAGCGGCAACGTTGCCGGCAACTACACCGTCACCATTGATGGCGTAGGCACCGGCGGCGCGGATCCGAAGAGCACTTCCGTTGACCTCAGCGTCTACACCGCCAATCCTGGCGCGGTCACGCTCGTCTCCCCGGCCAACGGGCAGATGGACGTCCCGCTGGTTCCCACGTTCTCCTGGAACGCGGGCGCGCAGGGTTATGCCTACCTCATCGCCGTGAAGAACCTGACCAGTGGCGCGCTGATGTACGCCGTCACCTACGACACCAGCTACGCCTTCGCTACGCCGCTGGACCCGCTGGCGGTCTACGCCTGGTCCGTGCGCCCCTACAATCCCTGCGGCGCGGGCGCTTTTGCCCAGTTCCGTTTCTTCCGCACCCAGGCTATTCCGCCCATCCTCGTGGTGGACGACGATGACAACGCCCCCGACGTGCAGGCCACCTACACCGGCGTTCTGGATGCGTTGGGTCTCGGCTACGACGTGTGGGACACGGGCAACAGCGACAACGAGCCGGACGCGGCCACCCTGCAGCAGTATGACGTCGTGATCTGGTTCACCGGCGACGAATTCGGCGGCGCGGCAGGTCCCGGTTCGGCGGGTGAATCCGCCCTGGCGACCTACCTGGACGCCAACGGCTGTCTCTTCCTCAGCAGCCAGGATTACGTCTATGATCGCGGCGTAACCGCCTTCATGCAGAGTCATCTTGGTCTCGCCTCCGCTGTCAGTGACGTCAGCCAAACGACCGTCACCGGCGCGAACCTCTACGCCGGTCTTGGCCCCTACACGCTGGCTTATCCGTTCACCAACTACAGTGACCGTCTGACCCCCGCGGCAGGCGCAGCGACCGTCTTCAGCGGCAACCAGGGCAGCGCCGCCATCGTCAGCGGCACGCACAAGGCCGTCTTCCTCGGCTTCCCCTATGAGGCGATCCCGGCGGCAGGACGCGGTCCGGTCATGACGACCACGCTTTCCTGGTGCAATCAGTAA
- a CDS encoding exo-alpha-sialidase: MSKSKLLLIVGMLLTMAMLFSHASLTRADAPSQVDVQKSAAENNCSLLDNPAARERMGGMFETKLLLACGRANELGQVSAPMTPEIAALLGGVDVQVNNSTGETGTATTQSETTIAVNENTGTICSGYNDGYSGVVQGQGYTGFSRSTDGGASFVDGGALGSRSFGDPSLVWRKSDGYFYFAALDQSGLGIWRSTNDCASFQFHALIHSGGGDDKELMAVDNTPASPHYGRLYVAWTDFNAGARIFSTYSDNGTNWSTPVALSASGVDVQGAWPTVAPNGDVYVGWVRWNPYSSGPIDIEIARSTNGGVSYSLVTNPMTGQVNPRAATPTASCGRPALNGNIRYLPSPQIAVGPNGNLHAIYSYDPDGYNTGDVVNVYYRRSTDNGATWQPEILLNDDGTTRDQYQPTLSVSATGRVVAGWYDRRNDGNNLLFQYYIRVSEDGGVTWQPSQLISDVQSPIYLDPNLATCYHGDYDTQTQVPGFGYIQWSDDRNVVSGHQDPDVWFDKQAFSPDFTLDVTPANRNICVPNNAVYNVAVGQVLGFTDPVALSASGVPTGYSPYFSTNPVIPPGTSYLVLAGSSAAPGSYAIDVTGTSTTGPKTRSVNLNLFTAAPGASPLVYPTANQQNVPLAPTFDWDAPAQGLQYLIIVKNLTTGQLVYGVTTDTSYTFAAPLAPLTNYVWSVRAYNACGAGSFAAPRFFRTQDIPPILLVDDDDNAPDVRATYTGVLDALGLTYDIWDTANSDNEPSAATLQQYDVVIWFTGDEFGGFAGPGAAGETALATYLNSGVSGCLFISSQDYVYDRGITGFMTTYLGVGSATNDVGQSTVTGAGTVYGGLGPYALAYPFTNYSDLLNPGAGAETAFNGNIGSAALDKTGATYKTTFWGFPFEALPASARGPVMQTTLNWCNQ, encoded by the coding sequence ATGTCTAAATCCAAACTCCTGTTGATCGTGGGCATGTTGCTGACAATGGCTATGTTGTTCAGCCACGCCTCCTTGACGCGCGCGGACGCACCCTCCCAGGTTGACGTCCAAAAGTCCGCGGCTGAAAACAACTGTAGCCTGCTGGACAACCCCGCCGCCCGCGAGCGCATGGGTGGCATGTTCGAGACCAAACTGCTGCTGGCCTGTGGCCGCGCCAATGAGCTGGGCCAGGTCAGCGCCCCCATGACGCCGGAAATCGCCGCCCTCCTCGGTGGCGTGGACGTACAAGTGAATAACTCCACCGGCGAGACGGGCACGGCCACGACCCAAAGCGAAACCACCATCGCCGTGAACGAAAACACCGGCACCATCTGCTCCGGCTACAACGACGGCTACAGTGGCGTCGTGCAGGGTCAGGGGTACACCGGCTTCAGCCGCTCCACCGATGGCGGCGCCAGCTTCGTGGACGGCGGCGCATTGGGCAGCCGCTCCTTTGGCGACCCCAGCCTCGTCTGGCGCAAGTCGGATGGCTACTTCTACTTCGCCGCCCTGGACCAGAGCGGTCTGGGTATCTGGCGCTCCACCAATGACTGCGCCTCGTTCCAGTTCCATGCCCTGATTCACAGCGGCGGCGGGGACGACAAAGAGCTGATGGCCGTGGACAATACCCCGGCCAGCCCGCACTATGGCCGTCTCTACGTTGCCTGGACCGACTTCAATGCCGGCGCGCGCATCTTCAGCACCTACTCCGACAACGGCACCAACTGGTCCACGCCCGTGGCCTTGAGCGCCTCCGGCGTGGATGTCCAGGGCGCCTGGCCCACCGTCGCCCCCAACGGGGACGTGTACGTGGGTTGGGTGCGTTGGAATCCGTACTCCTCCGGTCCGATTGACATCGAAATCGCCCGCTCCACCAACGGCGGCGTCTCCTACAGCCTGGTCACGAACCCCATGACGGGTCAGGTCAATCCGCGCGCCGCGACGCCTACCGCCAGTTGCGGACGTCCGGCGTTGAACGGCAACATCCGTTACCTGCCCTCACCGCAAATCGCCGTTGGCCCCAATGGCAACCTGCACGCCATTTACTCCTACGACCCCGATGGCTACAACACCGGTGACGTGGTTAACGTGTACTATCGTCGTTCCACGGACAATGGCGCCACCTGGCAGCCAGAAATCCTGTTGAACGATGACGGCACCACCCGCGACCAGTATCAGCCCACCTTGAGCGTGAGCGCCACCGGGCGCGTCGTCGCCGGCTGGTATGACCGGCGCAATGATGGCAACAACCTGCTCTTCCAATACTACATCCGCGTTTCCGAGGATGGCGGCGTCACCTGGCAACCCAGCCAGTTGATCAGCGACGTGCAGTCCCCCATCTACCTGGACCCGAACCTGGCCACCTGCTACCACGGTGACTATGACACCCAGACGCAGGTTCCCGGCTTTGGCTACATCCAGTGGTCGGATGACCGCAACGTCGTCAGCGGCCACCAGGACCCGGACGTGTGGTTCGACAAGCAGGCGTTCTCCCCGGACTTCACGCTGGACGTGACGCCCGCGAATCGCAACATCTGCGTGCCCAACAATGCGGTCTATAACGTAGCGGTCGGCCAGGTGTTGGGCTTCACCGACCCGGTGGCGCTGAGCGCCAGCGGCGTGCCCACCGGCTACAGCCCGTACTTCAGCACCAACCCGGTGATCCCGCCCGGAACCAGCTACCTGGTTCTGGCCGGCTCCAGCGCGGCTCCCGGCAGTTACGCCATTGACGTCACGGGTACATCTACCACCGGTCCAAAGACGCGCAGCGTCAACCTGAATCTGTTCACGGCTGCTCCGGGCGCTTCCCCGTTGGTCTACCCCACGGCCAATCAGCAAAATGTGCCGCTGGCCCCGACCTTTGACTGGGACGCCCCGGCTCAGGGTTTGCAGTACCTGATCATCGTGAAGAACCTGACCACCGGACAGCTTGTCTATGGCGTCACGACCGACACCAGCTACACGTTTGCCGCGCCGTTGGCTCCGTTGACCAACTATGTCTGGTCTGTGCGCGCATACAACGCCTGCGGCGCCGGCTCCTTTGCCGCACCGCGCTTCTTCCGCACCCAGGACATCCCGCCCATCCTCTTGGTGGACGACGATGACAACGCCCCTGACGTTCGCGCCACCTACACGGGTGTTCTCGACGCCCTCGGCCTGACCTATGACATCTGGGACACGGCAAACAGCGATAACGAACCGTCCGCGGCCACCTTGCAGCAGTACGACGTGGTCATCTGGTTCACGGGCGACGAGTTCGGTGGGTTTGCCGGTCCAGGCGCAGCGGGCGAAACAGCCCTGGCCACGTACTTGAATTCCGGCGTCAGCGGCTGCCTGTTCATCAGCAGCCAGGACTACGTGTATGACCGTGGCATCACGGGCTTCATGACCACCTACCTGGGCGTGGGTTCAGCGACCAATGACGTGGGACAATCAACCGTTACCGGTGCGGGTACGGTGTATGGCGGCCTCGGGCCTTACGCACTCGCCTACCCCTTCACCAACTACAGTGACCTGCTCAACCCCGGCGCGGGCGCGGAAACGGCCTTCAATGGCAACATTGGCAGCGCGGCGCTGGACAAGACCGGCGCGACGTACAAGACCACATTCTGGGGTTTCCCGTTTGAGGCGTTGCCGGCATCTGCTCGCGGCCCCGTCATGCAAACGACGCTGAATTGGTGCAACCAGTAA
- a CDS encoding DUF2723 domain-containing protein, with translation MRHNERFILVARLGPALGAALFGTRLLAEWRGTSPFGAAILLVIPLGWGARRWPLRKTWPALGLLAYVFYPEPDPHVACLVAGGTLLLLTFHLATPQAAWLAGKTGHWGVAAGIFAGTLLLYSPTIATGILPADNGEFQLVAARLGIAHPPGFPLYTLLGHLAAHFPLPVGVAFKINALSALISAATLLLVHLSVVAMTGRKSAGILAALALGTATTFWAQATIANVRSLTAFFAALALYALIHLERALREKAAPRHVTRMLALLILALSLGVTHHASLVFMGGLWLLAVLWWMPALLTTPRRWPPLLLVGLVGLLPLLYLPLRAAAGAWGTPPDLTTWSGFWNHVLARGFAGDFFYFVQPAILWQRLCVMGNVLTFQFSPWLLAGMGLGLLRLLRANRRLAWVMGGGFLLHTMITAMYRAPQTVEYMMPAYIPLALCLGYALQIPPKRRALAALLTTALLLAGLWQAADHWRSYAHTGSARDTIDYTNLILENAPAEATILANWHWVTPLWYAQEVLGARPDLRIRYVPPGGEPYAQTWANEIAAELAAGQDVIATWYNADAYAALPPPEPLGEAFWFRQTPRTALPADFAPLDLQLGSAHVRGYALQPAAVPIGAEAVLTVAWETTATSSTPTNWYAHVRQEDGSLVAQGDVPAFSAPTGLTLTQLRLTPRLGAPPGETTIYLGVAGAAEPARPLAALTILPMSRPPITAHPTFRTLPSGRPLLRLVGYDWDTTLPGQTRLYLHWQTEQGYQTEVRDNVDAANPGLPDWFGPWGQMRPFRLRPPANEHYVPLGAGIVWTGGTLASSGPLTPGRSVTVSPVFRAQNVVQRDLVVSLRLVGYEEDGFHWAWWDLGDSVPALGGIPTLKWIAGSQIRDPHPLRISPDATPGQTIDALLRLYDAFTQRPLPILDERLTAAAIWIPTGPATISQRDSHDITANIEAQEKVVR, from the coding sequence ATGCGACACAATGAACGGTTCATTCTGGTTGCCAGGTTAGGTCCGGCGCTGGGGGCTGCCCTGTTTGGTACGCGGCTGTTGGCGGAATGGCGCGGCACATCACCTTTTGGCGCGGCCATCCTGCTGGTGATCCCGCTTGGTTGGGGGGCGCGGCGGTGGCCGTTACGGAAGACGTGGCCCGCCCTCGGGCTGCTGGCCTACGTCTTTTACCCGGAGCCAGACCCGCACGTGGCTTGCCTGGTCGCCGGGGGCACGCTGCTGCTACTCACTTTTCACCTGGCCACGCCTCAAGCAGCGTGGCTGGCGGGAAAAACGGGGCATTGGGGGGTCGCTGCCGGCATTTTTGCCGGCACACTCCTTCTCTACAGCCCAACTATCGCCACCGGAATTCTACCAGCAGACAACGGAGAATTCCAACTCGTCGCCGCCCGCCTGGGCATCGCCCATCCCCCCGGCTTCCCCCTCTACACCCTCCTCGGCCATCTGGCGGCCCACTTCCCCCTCCCCGTCGGCGTCGCCTTCAAAATCAACGCCCTCTCCGCCCTCATCAGCGCCGCCACCCTCCTCCTCGTCCACCTCTCCGTCGTCGCCATGACCGGTCGTAAAAGTGCCGGCATCCTCGCCGCCCTCGCCCTGGGAACCGCCACCACCTTTTGGGCACAAGCAACCATCGCCAACGTCCGCAGCCTCACCGCCTTCTTCGCCGCCCTCGCCCTCTACGCCCTCATCCATTTGGAACGGGCACTACGCGAGAAAGCCGCCCCTCGGCACGTTACGCGCATGTTGGCCCTCCTCATCCTCGCCCTCAGCCTGGGCGTCACCCACCACGCCTCCCTCGTCTTCATGGGTGGGTTGTGGCTCCTCGCCGTCCTCTGGTGGATGCCCGCACTGCTCACCACGCCGCGCCGCTGGCCGCCGCTGCTCCTGGTGGGGCTGGTCGGACTGCTGCCGCTGCTCTACCTGCCGCTGCGGGCGGCGGCGGGAGCCTGGGGCACCCCCCCCGACCTGACCACCTGGAGCGGTTTCTGGAACCACGTGCTGGCGCGTGGCTTTGCCGGTGATTTCTTCTACTTCGTGCAGCCGGCCATACTCTGGCAGCGGCTGTGCGTGATGGGCAACGTCCTCACCTTCCAGTTTTCGCCCTGGCTGCTGGCGGGTATGGGCCTGGGGCTGCTGCGCCTGCTGCGTGCCAACCGCCGTCTGGCCTGGGTGATGGGCGGTGGGTTTTTGCTGCATACGATGATCACGGCTATGTATCGCGCGCCACAGACGGTGGAGTATATGATGCCGGCATACATCCCCCTCGCCCTCTGCCTGGGATATGCCCTCCAAATCCCCCCCAAGCGCCGCGCCCTGGCCGCCCTCCTCACCACCGCCCTGCTCCTCGCCGGACTGTGGCAGGCCGCCGACCATTGGCGCAGCTACGCCCATACCGGTTCCGCACGCGACACTATTGACTACACGAATTTAATCCTCGAAAACGCCCCGGCTGAGGCCACCATCCTGGCAAACTGGCACTGGGTTACGCCCCTCTGGTACGCGCAAGAAGTGCTGGGCGCGCGCCCCGACCTGCGCATCCGCTATGTCCCGCCCGGCGGCGAACCCTACGCGCAAACCTGGGCGAACGAGATTGCAGCGGAACTGGCAGCGGGCCAGGACGTGATCGCCACCTGGTACAACGCGGACGCTTACGCGGCACTGCCGCCGCCGGAGCCGTTGGGAGAAGCCTTCTGGTTCCGCCAGACACCGCGCACGGCCTTGCCCGCCGACTTCGCCCCGCTCGACCTGCAACTGGGCAGCGCGCACGTGCGCGGTTATGCCTTGCAGCCCGCCGCCGTGCCCATTGGCGCGGAAGCAGTGCTGACGGTGGCCTGGGAAACCACCGCCACGTCCTCAACGCCGACCAATTGGTACGCGCACGTGCGGCAGGAGGATGGATCGTTGGTGGCGCAGGGGGATGTGCCGGCATTTTCCGCCCCCACCGGACTCACCCTCACCCAACTACGCCTCACCCCCCGCCTGGGCGCGCCGCCGGGTGAAACAACCATCTACCTCGGCGTCGCCGGCGCCGCGGAACCGGCCCGCCCCCTCGCCGCCCTCACCATCCTGCCCATGTCCCGCCCACCGATAACGGCACACCCCACCTTCCGCACCCTCCCCAGCGGACGTCCCCTGCTGCGCCTGGTGGGGTACGATTGGGACACCACCCTGCCCGGCCAGACGCGCCTCTACCTGCATTGGCAAACAGAACAGGGCTACCAGACGGAGGTACGGGATAACGTGGATGCGGCTAACCCCGGTCTGCCGGACTGGTTTGGCCCCTGGGGGCAGATGCGCCCGTTCCGCCTGCGCCCGCCCGCCAACGAACATTATGTGCCGTTGGGCGCGGGGATCGTGTGGACAGGCGGAACGCTGGCATCATCGGGACCACTCACGCCGGGTCGGTCGGTGACGGTGTCGCCGGTGTTCCGCGCCCAGAATGTCGTGCAGCGGGACCTGGTGGTTTCGCTGCGGTTGGTGGGGTACGAGGAGGACGGTTTTCATTGGGCGTGGTGGGATTTGGGGGATAGTGTGCCGGCATTAGGTGGAATTCCCACACTCAAGTGGATTGCCGGCAGCCAGATACGCGACCCCCATCCTCTGCGCATATCCCCCGACGCCACCCCAGGGCAGACCATTGACGCCCTCCTCCGCCTCTACGACGCCTTCACCCAGCGCCCCCTCCCCATACTTGACGAACGCCTCACCGCCGCCGCCATCTGGATACCCACCGGCCCGGCAACCATCTCCCAACGCGATTCGCACGACATCACGGCAAACATTGAAGCGCAGGAAAAGGTTGTAAGATGA
- a CDS encoding LysM peptidoglycan-binding domain-containing protein → MEQKNPRNPDQPEEPEKYKSAYDLLERQRAERAAKEAAAGEDKHSKAYELLERQRAARAAAEAAEAESATETEVEAAPEPAAPTSIAEHTVVSGDTLSGIALKYYGSAAREKWMAIYEANKETIGNNPGLIRVGQVFQIPKLD, encoded by the coding sequence ATGGAACAGAAGAATCCCCGCAATCCTGATCAACCTGAAGAGCCAGAGAAGTATAAGAGCGCCTATGATTTGCTGGAGCGGCAGCGGGCCGAGCGCGCCGCCAAAGAAGCCGCCGCCGGCGAGGACAAGCACAGCAAGGCTTATGAACTGTTGGAACGCCAGCGCGCCGCGCGCGCGGCAGCCGAGGCCGCGGAAGCGGAGTCCGCAACCGAAACCGAAGTGGAAGCCGCGCCGGAGCCGGCAGCGCCCACCTCCATTGCGGAACATACCGTCGTTTCTGGCGACACGCTCAGCGGCATCGCCCTGAAGTATTATGGCTCGGCGGCGCGCGAGAAATGGATGGCGATCTACGAGGCAAACAAAGAGACAATTGGCAACAATCCGGGCCTCATTCGCGTGGGGCAGGTGTTCCAGATTCCGAAGCTAGACTAA
- a CDS encoding universal stress protein translates to MSDSLHTELHSALEDFQRARRRAFLQDIVGRLTGRQTQLLSYDDVRPLVSNTGVVARGLQEIPLDAIVGSVGRYEDFTRSFLPRSSSDAQRWARVRMAITEMTGLPPIEVYKVGEVYFVLDGNHRVSVAQEIGSKTISAYVTEVRTRLPVSPDDGIDELICKARYADFLEDTQLPASRPEADLRMTACGRYRVLEEQIEAWRRQMCHAEGREVSTQEAAVAWYDTAYTPVREVICEQGVLRDFPERTEADLYVWLVQHQEELREKLGWRIGADTAALDLTEQHGTRPPNVLTRMSERLRDALRERAAPGQWRRERLAVRRRERLFADVLVPLPDVSVDGLAAESPWPALTQALLVAQRESSMVHGLHVIPPDWPSDEEKIAQMRRRFTEICAQAQVSADFVVETGEIARHISQRARWIDLVIINMSYPPAAQPLVRLGSGFHTIVQQTSRPILAVPRQERAPLRRALLAYNASLKANEALFLAAYLAQRWNVTLAVVVVAEDETMLRQTNHRASEYLAQQGVRATFVPKTGAVSAAILETAAAQMCDFIIMGGYSYTPPLELVLGSAVNEVLRGTRWPVLICR, encoded by the coding sequence ATGTCCGATTCCCTGCACACGGAACTGCATTCGGCGCTGGAGGATTTCCAACGCGCCCGTCGTCGCGCCTTCCTGCAAGATATTGTCGGGCGCCTCACGGGGCGACAGACGCAGTTGCTTTCTTATGACGACGTGCGCCCATTGGTGAGCAACACGGGGGTTGTCGCGCGTGGTTTACAGGAGATCCCGCTGGATGCCATCGTGGGCAGTGTCGGGCGGTACGAGGACTTTACCCGTTCCTTCTTGCCACGTTCCAGCAGCGACGCGCAGCGTTGGGCCAGGGTGCGTATGGCGATTACGGAGATGACGGGGCTGCCGCCGATAGAGGTTTACAAGGTGGGGGAGGTCTATTTCGTTTTGGATGGCAATCATCGCGTGTCCGTGGCGCAGGAGATTGGCTCGAAGACTATTTCCGCGTACGTAACGGAAGTGCGCACGCGGCTGCCTGTGTCCCCCGACGATGGCATTGATGAGTTGATTTGCAAGGCGCGCTATGCGGATTTTCTGGAGGACACACAATTGCCGGCATCGCGGCCAGAAGCAGACCTGCGTATGACGGCCTGCGGACGGTATCGCGTGCTGGAGGAGCAGATTGAAGCGTGGCGACGGCAGATGTGCCACGCGGAAGGGCGCGAAGTCTCCACGCAGGAAGCAGCGGTAGCCTGGTACGATACCGCCTATACACCGGTGCGGGAGGTGATTTGCGAACAAGGCGTGCTGCGTGATTTCCCGGAGCGAACGGAAGCCGACCTGTACGTCTGGCTGGTGCAGCACCAGGAGGAACTGCGTGAAAAGTTAGGCTGGCGGATTGGCGCGGATACGGCGGCGCTGGACCTGACGGAACAGCACGGCACGCGCCCCCCCAACGTCCTCACGCGCATGAGCGAGCGACTGCGGGATGCGCTCAGGGAACGGGCCGCGCCGGGACAGTGGCGGCGAGAGCGGCTGGCGGTGCGGCGGCGGGAGCGATTGTTTGCGGATGTGCTTGTGCCGCTGCCGGACGTGTCGGTGGACGGTCTGGCCGCGGAATCGCCGTGGCCGGCGTTGACACAGGCGTTGCTGGTGGCGCAGCGTGAGTCGAGCATGGTGCATGGGCTGCATGTGATACCACCGGACTGGCCATCCGACGAAGAAAAAATAGCCCAGATGCGCCGACGCTTCACCGAAATCTGCGCCCAGGCCCAGGTGAGCGCCGATTTCGTGGTGGAAACAGGGGAAATCGCCCGCCACATTAGCCAGCGCGCGCGCTGGATTGACCTCGTCATCATCAATATGTCCTATCCGCCGGCGGCGCAGCCATTGGTCCGCCTCGGCTCCGGTTTCCACACCATCGTGCAGCAAACCAGCCGCCCCATCCTGGCCGTGCCGCGCCAGGAGCGCGCCCCCCTACGCCGCGCCCTGCTGGCCTACAATGCCAGCCTCAAAGCCAACGAAGCTCTCTTCCTGGCGGCCTACCTGGCGCAGCGGTGGAATGTGACCCTGGCCGTAGTCGTCGTCGCCGAAGATGAGACGATGCTGCGGCAAACGAATCATCGCGCCAGCGAGTACCTGGCGCAACAAGGCGTGCGCGCCACCTTCGTGCCCAAGACGGGCGCGGTGAGTGCGGCTATTCTGGAAACGGCGGCGGCGCAGATGTGCGACTTCATCATCATGGGTGGCTACAGCTACACGCCGCCGCTGGAATTGGTGCTGGGCAGCGCCGTGAATGAGGTGCTGCGCGGGACGCGCTGGCCGGTCTTGATCTGTCGTTGA